One window of the Eschrichtius robustus isolate mEscRob2 chromosome X, mEscRob2.pri, whole genome shotgun sequence genome contains the following:
- the LOC137756276 gene encoding LOW QUALITY PROTEIN: RNA-binding protein with serine-rich domain 1-like (The sequence of the model RefSeq protein was modified relative to this genomic sequence to represent the inferred CDS: inserted 1 base in 1 codon), whose protein sequence is MAMFAGSHGLRGKSGPHHWSPGPFSVTLQKVCQHEVSKAQPPNSDRGRDKTRKRRSASSGSSSTRSRSSSASSSGSSASTGSSSGSSSSSASSRSGSSSTSRSSSSSSSSGSPSPSRRRHDNRRRSRSKSKPPKRDEKERKRRSPSPKPTKVHIGRLTRNVTKDHIMEIFSTYGKIKMIDMPVERMHPHLSKGYAYVEFENPDEAEKALKHMDRGQIDGQEITATAVLAPWPRPPPRRFSPPRRVPPPPPMWRRSPPRMRRSRSPRRGPPYAGATGAAPAPAPPDKQGXPKLCPVTCIPSNSLLSLS, encoded by the exons ATGGCAATGTTTGCAGGGAGCCATGGTCTCAGGGGAAAGAGCGGACCACATCACTGGTCACCAGGTCCTTTCAGT GTGACTCTGCAGAAGGTTTGCCAGCACGAGGTCAGTAAAGCTCAACCTCCAAACTCGGATCGTGGCAGGGATAAAACTCGAAAGAGGCGCAGCGCTTCCAGTGGTAGCAGCAGCACCAGGTCGCGGTCCAGCTCTGCCTCCAGCTCGGGCTCCAGCGCCAGCACGGGCTCCAGCAGCGGCTCCAGCTCATCTTCAGCATCGAGCCGCTCAGGAAGTTCCAGCACATCCCGCAGCTCCAGCTCCAGCAGCTCCTCTGGCTCTCCGAGTCCTTCTCGGCGCAGGCATGACAACAGGCGGCGTTCCCGCTCCAAATCCAAACCACCcaaaagagatgaaaaggaaaggaaaaggcggAGCCCTTCCCCTAAACCCACCAAAGTGCACATTGGACGGCTCACCAGGAATGTGACCAAGGATCATATCATGGAGATATTCTCCACCtatgggaaaattaaaatgattgacATGCCTGTAGAAAGGATGCACCCCCATCTGTCTAAAGGCTACGCATATGTGGAGTTTGAGAATCCAGATGAGGCCGAGAAGGCGCTGAAGCACATGGACCGAGGACAAATCGATGGCCAGGAGATCACTGCCACTGCTGTGCTGGCCCCCTGGCCTCGGCCACCCCCCAGGCGATTCAGCCCTCCCAGGAGAGTGCCGCCACCGCCTCCCATGTGGCGCAGGTCACCCCCACGGATGAGAAGGTCGCGTTCCCCTCGGCGCGGTCCTCCGTACGCCGGCGCCACAGGAGccgctccagctccagctcctccCGATAAGCAGG CACCGAAGCTCTGCCCTGTGACTTGTATCCCATCCAACTCACTTTTGTCACTTTCCTAG